Genomic DNA from bacterium:
GTTGAATTACGATGTACTGTTCGTAATAAATCACCCGTTCGACATCGCGTACCGTGGTTCCGAGCAAGTACCCAATCTTCGACGGACCTGATTTAAAAAACCAGATGTGAACGACGGGCACTGCGAGTTCGATATGTCCACCCCACTTGCGGCGAACATCTTTTTTCGTAACTAAAACCCCGCAACGATCGCACGTAATGCCGCCGTAGCGCATTCCTCGATACTTACCGCACGAGCATTCCCAGTCTTTTGTCGGTCCGAAGATTTTTTCCGAGAAAAGACCTTCGCGTTCCGGTTTGTAGGAACGGTAATTAATCGTTTCCGGTTTGGTGACTTCGCCGTGCGACCTTTCAAGAATTGCCTCCGGCGACATCACCGATACGGTGATGTTTGTAAATTCAAGCGGAGCCGGCGGCTCTTTTTTCGGATCGTTCCGATCGAGCTTTTTCCAGTCCTTAAGCTCCTTCAACATCGCCTCCGGAATGGGCGGCAACGGATTCGTGAGTTCAGTCATTGGCAAGCTCCACATCAAGACAGAGACCATTCAATTCGTTGACCAAAACTTCGAACGATTCGGGGACGCCCGGTTTCGGCGTTTCCGTACCCTTCACAATCGCCTCGTACATCTTAGAGCGACCGGTAACATCGTCCGACTTAACGGTCATTATCTCTTGCAGAATATGCGCCGCACCGTACGCCTCAAGCGCCCAGACTTCCATTTCACCAAAGCGCTGACCGCCAAACTGCGCCTTACCGCCTAACGGTTGTTGCGTAATCAAGCTGTACGGTCCAATCGAGCGGGCATGAATCTTGTCGTCGACCAAGTGCGATAGTTTCATCATATAGATGACGCCAACCATCACTTTCTGATCGAACGGTTCGCCGGTTCTGCCATCGTACAACCGCACTTTCGATGTGCGTTGTCCAAGATTTAACTCTAATAAATCTTCGACCTGCTTAATCGTTGCCCCATCGAACACCGGCGTTTTATACTGGGTTCGTGTTTTCATTCCAACCCAACCGAGTGCGGTCTCGAAAATCTGTCCAAGATTCATACGAGAAGGTACGCCGAGCGGATTCAAGATGATGTCGAGCGAAGTGCCATCGTCCAAGAACGGCATATCTTCAATTGGAACGATTTTTCCGACGACACCCTTGTTACCATGGCGACCTGCCATTTTATCGCCAACGCTCAACTTACGGCGTTGCGCGATTCGGACTTTCGCCAATTGGAGAATCCCGGTCGGCAATTCATCACCGAGTTTGATACGATGGACTTCATTTTTCGCATCGACTTCAAGCCCGAACAAATCGTCGCGGTAGTCGCCGATGATGCTGCGAATTCCCGTGTTGACATCATCATCTTCATGCCACGGATAATCGATATCAAGATCGTCGATGTTTACCTGCTGTAATAGCTCGCGGGTAAACTTTGTACCGTTCGTAATTCGAAATTCACCCGAGACCGAACGGACGCCCTTCATCGTTTTACCATCGAGGAATTCCAGCAGCTTCTCTTCGGCAACGCGTTTGATTTGCATCGCCTCGTGTTGCTTGCGTTCATCGATATCATCAATCCGCCGTTTGTCGTCGCGTTTTGCTGCGGCATCCTTTTTCTTGCGACTGAATAAATCGGAACCGATTACTACACCGTAGAGACCGGCTTCCGCTTTCAGCGAGGCGTCTTTTACATCGCCTGCTTTGTCTCCGAAGATTGCCTTTAAGAGCTTGTCTTCCGGCGTCAAGTCCATCTCGCCTTTCGGCGTAACTTTGCCAATCATGATATCATTCGGAAGTACCTGCGCACCGATTCGAATAATACCATTCTCGTCAAGATTCTTCGTCGACTCTTCCGAAACGTTAGGGATTTCACTCGTTAGTTCTTCTTGTCCACGTTTCGTTTCTCGAACAGTAAGTTCTTTTTCCACGATGTGAATCGAGGTAAAGACGTCATCCTGTAACATCCGCTCGGAAATGATAATCGAGTCTTCAAAGTTGTAACCGTTCCAAGGCATGAATGCACAGAGAACGTTTCTACCCAACGCCAACTCTCCAACATCGGTCGAAGGGCCGTCCGCCAACAATTCACCCTTTTTCACCACCTGTCCGGTTTTCACGCGCGGTCGCTGGTTAATGCAAGTATCCTGATTGGTGCGGCGGAATTTTTTCAACAGGTAAGTTTCCTGTTTTTTCTGTACGCCCTTGCGGGTTTGTAACTCGGTTTCAAGAGTAATCGAATTCGAGTCGACTTCGAGTACCACTCCGTCATTTTCTGCTAAGACTAAACTGCGACTGTCACGAGCCGCACGTTCTTCGAGCCCGGTTCCGACGACAGGTGCTTCCGGCACTAACAGTGGTACCGCCTGGCGCTGCATGTTCGATCCCATCAACGCCCGGTTGGCGTCGTCGTGCTCCAAGAAGGGGATTAACGCTGCTGCAATCGAAACCATTTGATGCGGCGCAACGTCCATATACTGCACGTCTTCCGGCTTTATTACCGGAAAATCTCCCCGCTGCCGGCATTGTACTCGTTCAGCGGTGATTTTGCCGCTTGGGTCGACAGCAGTATTTGCCTGTGCAATCTGGTATCGATCTTCATCGTCGGCACTTAAGTAGTCGACTTCGTTGGTCACGATGCCATTTAAAACCCGACGGTAAGGTGTTTCAATGAAACCCAAATCATTTATACGGGCGAATGTACACAACGACGAAATCAAACCGATGTTCGGACCTTCCGGTGTTTCAATCGGACACAAGCGGCCGTAATGCGAATAGTGGACGTCGCGGACTTCAAAACCGGCGCGCTCACGTGTCAACCCACCCGGTCCGAGTGCTGATAACCGGCGCTTATGGGTTAACTCGGTCAATGGATTGACTTGATCCATAAACTGCGACAATTGGTTCGTACCGAAGAAGGTGTTAATCACCGAACTTACGGTCCGGACATTGACTAAATCCTGCGGATGCAGTTTTTCAGTGTCGCGAATATTCATGCGCTCTTTAACGGTGCGCGCCATTCGCGATAATGCGACGACGAACTGATTCGCCAATTGCTCACCAACAGTGCGAACCCGGCGATTGCCCAAGTGATCGATGTCATCGGTGGTCTCTTGACCTAATCGCAGCAGCATCACTTTCGCAACGATTTTTACCATATCGTCTGGTGTTAAAACCGTCGTTTTCGTCGAGATGTTAAGGTCGAGTTGTTTGTTTAACCGATATCGTCCGACACTGCCAAGATCGTAGCGTTTCTCATCGAAGAAGAAACGATGAAGATTTTTTTCCGCACTTAGCTCATCCTGCGGCTCGCTGCCTCGGAGTTCTCGGTAAATCACTTCCAGTGCTGTCTTGCGGTCGTGTGATTTGTCCTTCTTGAAAGTATTCTGAATGATCTCGAGCGCAAGGTTTCGTTTCGCATCACGCGCTGACTTGAAAATGGTAATTTTTTTGATGCTGTTTGCTTCAAACGACTTTAACAACTCAATCGTTATCGGGTCAGATTCGTGTGCGAGTAATTCGCCTGTAGTGGGATCGGCGACATCTACAGCAATGTGCCGCTCGACAGTCTGCTTGTGTTGCTTTCGATATTCGATTTCACGTTCGACATAAACGTCTTCCACCAACTCGAACAGCTTGAGAATATCGATTTTTTCCGGGAATCCAATCGCCCGTAAGAGGGTGGTTACCGGGAATTTTTTCCGCTTGTCGACATAAGCGTACAAACAGTCGTTGATATCGGTGGCAAATTCAATCCAACTGCCGCGGAACGGAATAATCCTTCCGGAGTATATAATTGTTCCATTGGGGTGCGCCGTCTCGCTGAAACTCACTCCGGGACTGCGATGCAATTGGTTGACCACAACGCGTTCGGCACCGTTTATAATAAAGGTACCGGAGAGCGTCATCAATGGAATCGATCCGAGATAAACATCGGATTCGATGGTTTCGCCGAAACCATCGGAAGAATCGTCGCGGGTCGACAACCGCAATTTTACTTTGAGGGTGGACGAATATGTCGCAGCACGCTCTTTGCATTCGTCAATCGAGAACTTCGGTGGTTCGATAAAATACTCGACGAACTCGAGAATGCTTTCCTCACGATTGTCCATAATCGGAAA
This window encodes:
- the rpoB gene encoding DNA-directed RNA polymerase subunit beta, whose protein sequence is MNKLTFDRRVTFARIPEVIELPDLLEAQLNSFEEFLQSDVPPAQRKPVGLQKIFLSIFPIMDNREESILEFVEYFIEPPKFSIDECKERAATYSSTLKVKLRLSTRDDSSDGFGETIESDVYLGSIPLMTLSGTFIINGAERVVVNQLHRSPGVSFSETAHPNGTIIYSGRIIPFRGSWIEFATDINDCLYAYVDKRKKFPVTTLLRAIGFPEKIDILKLFELVEDVYVEREIEYRKQHKQTVERHIAVDVADPTTGELLAHESDPITIELLKSFEANSIKKITIFKSARDAKRNLALEIIQNTFKKDKSHDRKTALEVIYRELRGSEPQDELSAEKNLHRFFFDEKRYDLGSVGRYRLNKQLDLNISTKTTVLTPDDMVKIVAKVMLLRLGQETTDDIDHLGNRRVRTVGEQLANQFVVALSRMARTVKERMNIRDTEKLHPQDLVNVRTVSSVINTFFGTNQLSQFMDQVNPLTELTHKRRLSALGPGGLTRERAGFEVRDVHYSHYGRLCPIETPEGPNIGLISSLCTFARINDLGFIETPYRRVLNGIVTNEVDYLSADDEDRYQIAQANTAVDPSGKITAERVQCRQRGDFPVIKPEDVQYMDVAPHQMVSIAAALIPFLEHDDANRALMGSNMQRQAVPLLVPEAPVVGTGLEERAARDSRSLVLAENDGVVLEVDSNSITLETELQTRKGVQKKQETYLLKKFRRTNQDTCINQRPRVKTGQVVKKGELLADGPSTDVGELALGRNVLCAFMPWNGYNFEDSIIISERMLQDDVFTSIHIVEKELTVRETKRGQEELTSEIPNVSEESTKNLDENGIIRIGAQVLPNDIMIGKVTPKGEMDLTPEDKLLKAIFGDKAGDVKDASLKAEAGLYGVVIGSDLFSRKKKDAAAKRDDKRRIDDIDERKQHEAMQIKRVAEEKLLEFLDGKTMKGVRSVSGEFRITNGTKFTRELLQQVNIDDLDIDYPWHEDDDVNTGIRSIIGDYRDDLFGLEVDAKNEVHRIKLGDELPTGILQLAKVRIAQRRKLSVGDKMAGRHGNKGVVGKIVPIEDMPFLDDGTSLDIILNPLGVPSRMNLGQIFETALGWVGMKTRTQYKTPVFDGATIKQVEDLLELNLGQRTSKVRLYDGRTGEPFDQKVMVGVIYMMKLSHLVDDKIHARSIGPYSLITQQPLGGKAQFGGQRFGEMEVWALEAYGAAHILQEIMTVKSDDVTGRSKMYEAIVKGTETPKPGVPESFEVLVNELNGLCLDVELAND